A single window of Prochlorococcus marinus XMU1410 DNA harbors:
- the moeB gene encoding molybdopterin-synthase adenylyltransferase MoeB has translation MSKDIKFNFLNSDEEERYQKHLTLKEIGYEGQLNLKNSSVLCIGAGGLGSSVLLYLAAAGIGRIGIVDNDQVEKSNLQRQIIHETNTIGNLKIDSARERIKKFNPNCEILTFSERINPKNALELIKEFDVICDCSDNFGTRYLINDSCLILNKPLVFGSVQGFEGQVSVFNLYKNSPNLRDLLPESPSKNAAPSCSEYGVVGVSTGLIGILQVNEIIKIILKKGEILDGKILIFDLLNMNMKKLHLKSDHLNKVIKNLSQYEGFYNSDEYCEKNIEIKSINANAFKSLYKAKPNKILLIDVRENEEFSTYAIEGSISIPLSNLNQESDLKLIQKESLSKEVFTICKSGKRSEKASIILSKFKIQSRSVEGGIEKVKKILGN, from the coding sequence ATGTCCAAAGATATAAAATTTAATTTCTTAAACTCTGATGAAGAAGAAAGATATCAAAAACATTTGACCCTCAAAGAGATAGGTTATGAGGGCCAACTAAATCTTAAAAACAGCTCAGTATTATGCATTGGAGCAGGTGGGCTTGGTTCTTCCGTTTTGCTTTATTTAGCTGCAGCAGGAATTGGGAGAATTGGAATAGTTGATAACGATCAAGTTGAAAAGTCTAATCTCCAGAGACAGATAATTCATGAAACAAATACTATTGGCAATCTTAAAATTGATTCTGCTCGGGAAAGAATTAAAAAATTCAATCCTAATTGTGAAATATTAACCTTTTCAGAGAGAATAAATCCTAAAAATGCTCTTGAATTAATAAAGGAGTTTGATGTTATTTGTGATTGCTCAGATAACTTTGGAACAAGATATTTAATAAATGATTCATGCCTGATATTAAATAAACCCCTAGTCTTTGGAAGTGTACAAGGCTTTGAAGGGCAAGTGAGTGTTTTCAATTTATATAAAAATAGTCCAAATTTAAGAGACTTACTTCCAGAATCACCTTCAAAAAATGCTGCCCCAAGTTGTTCAGAATATGGGGTTGTGGGTGTTTCAACAGGTTTAATAGGAATTCTTCAGGTTAATGAAATTATCAAAATCATTTTAAAAAAAGGTGAAATTTTAGATGGGAAGATTTTAATTTTTGATCTATTAAATATGAATATGAAAAAATTACATCTAAAAAGTGATCACTTAAATAAAGTAATAAAAAATTTGTCTCAGTATGAGGGGTTTTATAATAGCGATGAATATTGTGAGAAAAATATTGAAATCAAAAGCATTAATGCTAATGCATTTAAAAGCTTATACAAAGCAAAACCCAACAAAATTCTTTTAATTGATGTTAGAGAAAATGAAGAATTTTCTACTTATGCAATAGAGGGATCTATATCAATTCCTTTAAGTAACTTGAACCAAGAATCTGATTTAAAATTAATTCAAAAAGAAAGTTTAAGTAAAGAAGTTTTCACTATATGTAAATCGGGGAAACGTTCTGAAAAAGCTTCAATAATCTTGTCTAAATTCAAAATTCAGTCAAGATCTGTTGAAGGCGGCATTGAAAAGGTAAAAAAAATATTGGGCAATTAA
- a CDS encoding cob(I)yrinic acid a,c-diamide adenosyltransferase has protein sequence MTNTSRNRGIGIVTASDSQERSKGQLHIYDGDGKGKSQAALGVVLRTIGLGICEKRQSRVLLLRFLKGPERPYDEDSAIEALQRGFPHLIDHVRTGRSEFFSAEQVTKFDVGEAERGWNIAKGAIASSLYSVVVLDELNPVLDLGMLDINEVVDSLQNRPDGLEIIITGRAAPLSLVRISQLHSEMRPRLIGDLSELTRQSSLIGGIEIYTGEGKGKSTSALGKALQAIGKGISQDKSHRVLILQWLKGGNGYTEDAAIEALRESYPHLVDHLRSGRDAIVWRGQQQPIDYVEAERAWEIAKAAILSGLYKTIILDELNPTVDLELLPVESIHQTLLKKPADTEVVITGRCKNEPSYFELANVYSEMVCHKHYANVGVDLKRGIDY, from the coding sequence TTGACGAATACGAGTAGAAATAGAGGAATTGGAATTGTCACAGCAAGTGACAGTCAAGAGAGATCAAAAGGTCAATTACATATTTATGATGGAGATGGTAAGGGAAAAAGTCAGGCTGCATTGGGAGTAGTTCTCAGGACAATAGGATTAGGAATATGCGAAAAAAGACAGTCAAGAGTTTTACTTTTAAGATTTTTAAAAGGCCCTGAGAGGCCATATGACGAGGATTCAGCTATAGAGGCTTTACAAAGAGGCTTTCCACATTTAATTGATCATGTAAGGACAGGAAGATCTGAATTCTTTTCTGCTGAACAAGTGACAAAGTTTGATGTTGGCGAGGCTGAAAGAGGTTGGAATATTGCTAAAGGAGCAATTGCTAGTTCTCTTTATTCTGTAGTTGTACTTGATGAGTTGAATCCAGTTCTTGATTTGGGAATGCTGGATATCAATGAAGTAGTTGATTCTCTTCAAAATCGTCCAGATGGATTAGAAATAATTATTACTGGAAGGGCAGCCCCGCTCTCTTTGGTAAGAATATCTCAACTCCATTCAGAAATGAGACCCCGTTTGATAGGAGACTTATCAGAACTAACTAGACAAAGTAGTCTTATTGGTGGAATTGAGATTTATACAGGTGAAGGAAAGGGTAAATCCACAAGTGCACTCGGTAAGGCTCTTCAAGCTATCGGTAAAGGAATATCTCAAGATAAAAGTCACAGAGTTTTAATATTACAGTGGTTAAAAGGTGGAAATGGCTATACCGAAGATGCTGCCATCGAAGCTTTGAGAGAGAGTTATCCTCATTTAGTAGATCATTTGCGTTCAGGCAGAGATGCCATCGTATGGAGAGGTCAGCAACAACCAATTGATTATGTTGAGGCTGAAAGAGCATGGGAAATTGCCAAAGCTGCTATTTTGTCTGGTTTGTATAAAACTATCATTTTAGATGAATTGAATCCAACTGTTGATTTAGAGTTGCTACCTGTGGAATCAATACATCAAACCCTCTTAAAAAAACCAGCAGATACAGAAGTTGTAATTACTGGGAGGTGTAAAAATGAACCTTCATACTTTGAACTAGCTAATGTTTACTCTGAAATGGTTTGTCATAAGCATTATGCAAATGTGGGAGTTGATTTAAAAAGAGGTATAGATTACTAA